In the genome of Candida dubliniensis CD36 chromosome 3, complete sequence, the window GGGttgcttttgttgtttttttttttttttgtttcgGACTTTTCTTTGCCAAACTTAATCAATAGTGCATTCAATTAATATAGTATAGTGTGTCATTATGTTTTTAGATACAAATATTTAGGTAGTTgtggaggtggtggtgccAAAAATTCTGGTGCAAGAGTGTCTATTTTTCTGATGTTGTGGGGGTAGTCGTGTCTTGCTGCAAAATAAAACACCACTTTCTCCCTCCCCCACACTTGATTGTGCAACAATCTAAAATGATATAATTTTACCTGAATCGTATAACTTGTCTATTGCAAAATAATAACCACTACTACAAAGTATTAAGATGATTTAGTAGACAACTCATCTACAAATAAAGATGGCTTCTTTGTTTTCCCCAATAATTGGATAGATGTTTGtttggtaaaaaaaaaaatgtgtaaaaaccaccacaaccacaaccattAAAAGATGTGACGAGAAATTTTGTGAATAAAGGGAGCTCGGAGTTGACAAGAATTTCTTGGCCAAAACAcaaagataataatgatattattaaaagagTTTTCTATTATGTGATGGAACCAATTTCCTACTAAtcatttcaataaaataattgattagcCATGCCACCTACTTTCAAAAACCGTCAACCTAAAATCTTCTCTTGTGTTTTCACAACGAAGCTATGGTTATGGTTTAATCTTCTTTAATTACTAATTCGTATCCTTTCTAACATTCACTGGAATACATTCTCTACTACTTTTGTTAAATATACGTTTCTCTCGTGGATAAGAAATTTATTGGTATTACATACGGCAGACACTCAAATTGCTCATGTCGCCAAGTACTTTATGAGTTTCGCCCCCACTTTGCCGCATAAAATTGctttatattcttttttttttttttttgcagttCTTTCTCATGGATTCAGTATCAAGAGAACAGAATTTAACGTAAGTTTATGCTAGATTCCAACGTCGTCTCcttctcttcttctttttattataaatactGATCAGTTTTCTTGTATATCAGGTTGTTCAATTTGCTATTTTTTTGCTCTacttatttctttttcttcgtCAAAAGAATCTAACTATTAAAGAATATGCCTTCCACATCTTCTCAAAAATCGGTTGGGTCGTCAGTCGTGGATGAAAATGATCCACAAGTTGGAAAAGTTGAAGTTTCTGGAGATGGAGGTGAGTTTGTTGTAATCAATCGTCATAAATATTATAGACATGAATTGATGGCAGCATTTGGTGGTACATTAAATCCAGGTGCTGTACCATGGCCAAAGATCAATATAAACCCAGCTCCTCTTGGTTTATGTGCTTTTGCATTGAGTACCTTTGTTTTGTCACTTTATAATGCTCAAGCCATGGGAATCAAAATTCCAAATATTGCTGTGTCTCTTGCCTTATTCTATGGTGGATTGGCTCAATTCCTTGCTGGATGCTGGGAATTTGTTACCGGTAACACTTTTGGTATGACAGCATTAACATCCTATGGGGCTTTTTGGTTAAGTTTTGGGGCCATTTTCATTGACAGTTTTGGTATCGTTGCTGCTTACGAAAAGTCAGAGGAAACTGTTCCTCAGTTAAAAAATGCTCTTGGATTTTATTTACTTGCTTGGGCAATTTTTACATTCATTTTATGGTTAAACACACTCAAGTCTACTGTTGCCTTTTGTGctttattcttttgtttatttgttacGTTTATCCTTTTAGCTGCTGGTGAGTTTAGTGGGAAGACTGCTCTTGCTCGTGCTGGTGGGGTTCTTGGTGTGATCACTGCTATTATAGCTTGGTATGTTGCTTTGGCTGGTACAGCTACCACTACAAACTCTTACTTCAGACCAATTTCCATTCCAATGCCAGGAAATGTTGCTTTCAAGAAATAGTGACAGAACTTTTCTCAACTGTTACTTATTTGTCTAACTTTAATGcttaatttgattgtttgatttcACAATTCAACCATAAATTTTATCTATATATCTCTGGGGGGACGGGAACCAACTAGACATATTCTACCATTGCTATTCTTATtgtaattattattatttatttattttgtcttttttttttatatatatcaatatatttacTATTTTCGGGGAACATCGTTTTGATAAATCTGTATTCACTTGGTACCAAAGAACGATCAGGTTAATACCAATTTGAAATGTCGCCTTGACAATTTAGATACAATTATATCTCTATTCAAGGaactattattatcatcttgCTGCTGTTCTCTTGACATATGCATGTAATCTGTTTTTCATTCTGTATTATACTTGTATAAATACTTGTATAAATACAGAACTTGTCATTGATACATATGGTAGCTTACAGTCACAGATGGAGCCACGGACATAATTATTCCGAGTAAAGCCCAACACAACGCGACCCAACACGAcagggaaaaaaaaaaaaggaaaccTTCCcaagaaaatataataatttttttttaagatTTTGGCCATCAGGCAactttattttgttttgatttgttgcATCCTCTTAATGCTACCAGTTCAAATGATTTTCGATCTTCCAACTTCGtttgttcaaattttttttttattgttttacaCAATTAATACTACATTTAGTGCATCAATGAAGTATACCGCTTCTGTGGTGAGTCTCTTTAGTGTCACCCACAAAAATATAGCCCAACAGTGTGTGGTGGTTTTGTGTTTATTTCATGTATGCATAACTATAAAACTAGCCCCACTCCGATGGATAAAAATTTTCCTCTCTGCTCTCGTTCCGTTTTCCACATTTTCCATAATTTGCAATTATATTGATGTTTAGTTTCCACCCCccgttttctttttaatatataaatacttCCCACTTCCCTCTATATGTGTTCTTTCCCTTGAATGGaaattctttgtttttatatAAAGTTCTACTATTTGtattcaatatcaacaaagaaaaaactatGACGTCTTCATCTTCTCAAAAATCCGTTGGATCTTCAAACATAGATGCAGACCAAGCACCAATCAAAAAAGTACAAATTGCTGGAGATGGTGGTgaatttgttattatcaacCGTCACAAGTACTACAGACATGACTTGATGGCAGCTTTCGGTGGTACTTTGAACCCAGGTGCTTCTCCTTGGCCAAAGATCAATATCAACCCTGCACCTCTCGGTTTGTGTGGGTTTGCCATGAGCACATTTGTCTTATCCCTCTACAATGCACAAGCTATGGGTATCAAAATTCCTAATGTGGTTGTTTCACTTGCATGTTTCTATGGAGGTGCAGCTCAATTTCTTGCTGGATGTTTTGAGTTTATTACTGGGAATACATTTGGTATGACTGCATTAACATCTTACGGGGCTTTCTGGTTGAGTTATGCTGCCATcttgattgataattttggtATTGTCGCCGCTTATGAAGCTTCTGAAGAAACAGCTCCACAATTGGCAAACGCTATTGGATTTTTCTTACTTGCGTGGGCTATCTTTACGTTTATGTTGTGGTTGAATACATTGAAATCTACTGTCACTTTTAGTTCcttgtttttcttgttgtttgtaACATTCCTTTTGTTAGCTGGTGGTGAATTTAGTGGGAAAGTTGGTGTCACAAGAGCTGGTGGTGTTTTTGGTGTGATTACAGCCATTGTTGCTTGGTGGAATGCCTTGGCCGGTACGGCTACTCCAACCAACTCTTACTTCCAACCTGTTTCTATTCCGTTGCCAGGTAACGTTGTATTTAAGAAATAGATATATTCGTTTAGCTGAAGGTTATTTCTATTGACTGGTACTATCATttaatcatttttttttactaccactactattatttatttatttattcattattgGGACTGGGaaccaattaattaattaaatttttttttaattactAATCGTTATATTACTCCTTTTTATAGTTTTATAGTTACGATACACGGGATATGCTTAACTTAACTAAGGTAGTCTTCTACATGTTGTATCTCAGCTCTGTTTCTTCGtatgatttgaattgtAGAATGTGTCTACCCAATTTTTGTAGAAGTTTTATGGGTGCCATACTTTTGAGATGTTTGTATATGCAAGTGAAAACTAAATCTAATCGTAGCAATATCACAAGTGACACTATAAATTCTACCGAGGGTCATGTACACTGAGTGGAAGACAAGGAGTCCCCAAACTCTAAATAGAATAACATGCCTCAACTTACAAATAAGTTTTCTGATAGAATAATACAAAagatattattgttgttgtcgcATTCATTTTAAACCACTTGTTGGTATTAGTGGTCAAACGGTCGAGAATTCATCTGCTGACTAATAGTGCCACCACATCagttttatatttgatgtttttttgtttacaacgaagaaaaaaaaaaagaaaatagaaTTACGTAATTGATTGTGACATCTCTGTAGAGTTTGTATACAATTGGATACTACAACAACTTTTAAAGGATAGTTGCAAGTATATGTATCATTATATTCCAACACTACTACATTAAGTAAATAAAGAGAGAGTTTATgataaaattcaataacagTTGTTATAAAACTTGAACATACGAAATAAATCAAGgataactttttttttttttgagacGATCTTGAGAGATATAGAGAGAAAGGCAAAATAggaaaagaaggaaaaaaaaaaaagaaaaacttaCTACTAACTACAAATTGTGTTCAATCTACTGGAATCAAAACTAAATCACTTTGTCCTTCACATCACACATATTAGTTCAAGATGCCTGACGACTCTGGAACATCGAACGATAGAAACAACAGTAATAATTTACTGAATGGTTCTGACGAAGATTCCAAcaatagaagaagaaatgaaGATAACCAACACAGTCATAGCAATCGTAATGATAGAACTTCTGCCTCCCAAAATTCATCTTCCAATAGAAGTAATTCCAATAGGCTGCATCGTTTGGACTTTGGCATTTTTGATAGATTTATGGATACATTTTTACGAGGCAGCAGAGGAAGAAACCATAATGTTCGTGGGCCTTCACCTGTAAGAAATGATATCAGTGAACAACTaacaaatgaaaacaatGCCAGAGATCAACAGGGACAATCAGAACAATCAAGCCAACGTTTACTGTCGGAACCACCTAGTTCCACTTCTTCTGCAAGTAACAGAGACGAAGAATCTGATCGTGCCATAATCATAACTGTCAACTATGTATTTTCAGATGAAAATAGACCAGCTGTACCAAACAGATCAGGGTCTTTAATTATGTCCTTGCCGAATAATGCATCGAATCGTGAACCTAGTGTGATTCAAGAATTTATCCGTTTGGCCACTCAAATGGCGTATTCATCTATTGTTACTGGTCTCAATCGCGAGAGAGGAACCACTAtagaaaaattcaaatcatttgataatgtAAAGTTACATGATTTGGGcgaaaatcaaatttgttcaatttgttATGAGAAGTTTGAggctgaagaagaagacgaaaCGGTATCTCACAAGAAGAGGCGTCTTGTGGATGAAACATCGCAGACAACATCAAGTTCATCAAATGCCAGAAATACCAGAGAGGGAGAAAGCGAAGAAGAACAGCCTTCGCCATCTAATCCGTCACAGCCAGTGTATTTATCTGAATATGTTGGTGAGTTTAATCATAGTGCTGTCAAAATGCCTTGTTCTCATATATTTGGTAAAGGTTGTTTATGTGAATGGCTTAAACTACATACCACCTGTCCGTTGTGTAGATTTTCCGTTCTGGAGGAAACTACACCAGAAACTGATACAAATGATAGAACCAACAATGTGTCATTTTTCACAATACCTGCTGATGGTAATACTAATCCCTTGGGAAATGTCACTGTTCAGAACAATTTCAGTAATGCTCCTTCGAATGACCAACCTCCACCCCGAGTGCATTATTTTGGCTTCAGTCCAATCCCATCACCAGGTTCAACCACACCGTCACTGAATTCAAGGTCTAATCCAATAGAGACTCCATTGAGACGTATATTTCGATCTACAAGAGCACGTCGAGAACGAGAGGCAAGACAAAACCAAGAATCAAATGATTTCCCGCATATAGATCCTTTTGCATTTGACTATCTTAGAAATAGGTTAGCAACGAGTGATAGACAGCCAGAACCACTATTTCCTTTTGGTATGAGTAGCAGAAGAACTGCCAATGGTGTTGAAACGACACTGACAGATCAAGTAGGGTCTGAAAGTGAAGACAATTTGAACATGAGAAGTCTTTTTGATGCTTCTCCCATGCCAGAAGCACGTCGAAACGAAGATGATACAAGAGTTGGCAATGGTAGATCCAGTAACGAAACCACCAGCAACAATGAAAGTTCTACTAACATTTCACatggtgatggtgatgatgtggacaatttatgatttttattttcattttttttttttttaaaaaattgtttattcGGCATATTATCGGCGtttgttattttatttttttcaatcacATTCATTACAGTGTATTgtatcttctttttttttattgtttttgtgtTTAATCAGCATATCTATATAAATGTTATATGTATAGTTTAGTATATAGTCATTTAATTGCATTCCTATTTCCTGGATACCTAAAAGAATTTCAACTAAAGAATTTTGAGTATGTAgctttttcattttgcttttgttgttggaacAATTTCTCTGCTGATTCTAAACTTTTCTGAATACCAACATCATCTGGTGTTAATTTATTTgctaatttcaaatcatctAAACCcaatttgtatttttttagACCAACATTAGCAGAACCTTTTCTGAACAATGTTTTTGTCTTGTCTTGTTTTGTAAGCACTGATTCATCCATATCTAATAAATATGAGCAATAATCAATGCAACGATGGTAATCTTTCAATTGCAAACAACATAAActcaaatttaaataagtcttctttttcaaatctatAAATTTCTTGTACCATTCTTGATCTTGATCTGGATCAGGTATGAATTCCATAATATATCTCAAAGCTTTTATGTATTTAAACCGGGCATTTTCTTGATCTCCTTTTTTAAATAGCAAGGTACcactttcttttatttgtGATGCAACGTTAAATGCTTCTTCAGTAGACTCTTgattaaaatttgaatcatcatcttctggGTATTCTTCATATATATCCCCTCCTATTGTATCGTAACTGGCATTAAATATCGGCACCGGCATATCATCAGTCCAAACTCCACAATGGTCAATAACTACGTTGGATTCTGGTACATCGTCTTTATTGGTTTTCACTCTTTCAATTTCCcttattattgatttccCATGAATTACATGACCAAAAACAGAATATTTACCAGCCATGTGTGATTGCTTGGAGGTTgttatgaaaaattgggaTCCATTGCAATTAACGTCACCATTGTTGGCCATGCATAATTTGAAAGCATGGGATAAGTCATCAGATAAGTTTTCTCCTGGTATCGGCTTGTTTATTCCTTGATCTCCAAATATGGTTGAGACATTACCATTCAAAGAACCACCTTGTATCATGAAGTTCTTAACAACTTTGTCAATACTAGTGTTTTGGTATGAATAagttttatcatttaatgtTATTCCTTTACATAAATTGAGAAAATTTTCAGTAGCTTTAGGAGCTAAATCGTcatataattcaaatacCACTCTCCCCAATTTTTTAGATCCATTAgtaatatcaaaatatgTCTTTGATCTAACTTTTTCGATTTGCATGCTTGACAATTTGTCTATTGGAACTACTAAGAAGTCTGTTGTAGCAACAAGAAGAGACAAAagttgaattgaaaaaaaaaaaaaaaaaaaaaaaaaaaaatacattCTTCATctcatttattattgagtATACGTCCCCACCTACACCATCAAAATGATTACTAGGAGTAGATATATAAGTAAAAGATTGTATTCGACAAATTATCTGGCAATACTATTCAATGCTCAAGAGAAtgtcaatcaattgttggAAAGTCAGGATCGATCATCCTATATTTTGGCGCAGTATATTCCAGAACCAGTCCGAAACACCTATCTTGCTATCCGTGCATTCAATTTggaaatcaataaaatcaatgaagGTGGTTCGAACGTACAATCTAGAGCTGCAAGGGCTTCTAGTCAAATGTCAAACACTTTGGGGGTTTCAACTGCTGACTTGAAATTCAAGTTTTGGAGTGATTTGATCTTGAGGGTGTTTACAGAAGATTCTCGAAATGAAACTGATCTTGGTGAGCCCATAGCAATATTATTAAGAGATGGGTTAAAAcatgattttaatttagatatttcatatttccaacaatttcttcaaacaAGACGTCATTTCATTAAGAATAATTCTAGTTTTCAAACTGTCAACGATATTTGTAGTTATGGAGAAGGGACATTTTcacaattgaattatttgacACAAGGATTGTTGTTATCACCATCTATTTCTCCTTCAGTTATAAGGCTATTGGAATATTCTACAGAGTTACAGTCACAAATGAGTGATATTGCAGCCCATATTGGTCAAGCAACAGCAGTTAGCTCGATGATACTTGGAGTTCCCTTTTATGCTCAATCAAGAAACCAAATAACATTGCCTGTTGACCTAATGACATCCAGTGGGTTATCACAAGAATCTTTGCTTCGTTTGTTTCAAGGTCATATCAAGGATTCCACTGAAGAGAATCAAATAAAGGAAGCATTAAAGAATGTGGTATATGAAACAGCTATTACTGCCAATGATCATATGTTAACAGCCAAATCGAAATTGGAAAAGgcaaaacaagaaataataaagattGTTCAAGAACATCCTCAAGATCAATTACTAAATAAGTATTCTAAGAAATGGAGAAAAGGTATTCCTGATAGTTTGTATGTTCCAACAATGGCTAGTATACCAACGTCActttttttaaacaaattagaaaaatgtaattttgatattttccATGGAAGATTACAAAAAGAATGGAGATTGCCTATGAAgtcattttattattaccacATGCGTCTTATGTAAATAGTTgtcaataaacaaatatgtattctgtttttttcttttattaaaGTAATACTTGGCGggcattttttttgagcCAATTTAGCAGTTTGAAGGTTTCTGGGGTTAGGCTTGTACATGAGTGAGTTTTGTTGATATATTTGTTAAGCAGGGTATCgatttcattttttattaCAATTTGGTTGCGAATTATGTCAAAAATGATGTGctgaaaaatattatcaaaaataacCAAACATTAAAACTCCaacttcattttcatcacctcagtaatattaattgaattagatTAATAAATCTGACGATTCTAGAATAAAAACCTGGGGCTCCTTTACAAATTTGTGTACTTAAAGCTTTGCAGCAAGAAAACAGTAACAATCAGTTCATTGagaagacaaaaaaaaaaacagttCATTAATTGGGAAACAAGGCTCATTAGATAGTGTTGAAATGAGACATTCTGTTCTGCAGTCAGAGGTCGAAATTTCTGCCACATACGTGACTTCTGTATAGATACTTTTGAACTTTCACAGAACGATGTAATATCTGAATGCAAACGacatgaaaaaaataactgTGCAACAAATCCAACGGTAACAGCTGTAGTGCAGCAGCTCGTCAACTGGACGGTTGATGTAGTGGTAACATATGAGCCTTCCAAGCTCAATACACGGGTTCGATTCCCGTACCgttcaaattattttttttttccagttcttttttttaccaattATTTTAGTTATACAATCCATAGAGACACACAATGTTGTCGGGAgttcatttcatttcatttttttttttttttttttgatttgactTGTTGTCAGTTGT includes:
- a CDS encoding cyclophilin, putative (Similar to S. cerevisiae CPR7;~catalyzes the cis-trans isomerization of peptide bonds N-terminal to proline residues) produces the protein MYFFFFFFFFFSIQLLSLLVATTDFLVVPIDKLSSMQIEKVRSKTYFDITNGSKKLGRVVFELYDDLAPKATENFLNLCKGITLNDKTYSYQNTSIDKVVKNFMIQGGSLNGNVSTIFGDQGINKPIPGENLSDDLSHAFKLCMANNGDVNCNGSQFFITTSKQSHMAGKYSVFGHVIHGKSIIREIERVKTNKDDVPESNVVIDHCGVWTDDMPVPIFNASYDTIGGDIYEEYPEDDDSNFNQESTEEAFNVASQIKESGTLLFKKGDQENARFKYIKALRYIMEFIPDPDQDQEWYKKFIDLKKKTYLNLSLCCLQLKDYHRCIDYCSYLLDMDESVLTKQDKTKTLFRKGSANVGLKKYKLGLDDLKLANKLTPDDVGIQKSLESAEKLFQQQKQNEKATYSKFFS
- a CDS encoding ubiquitin-protein ligase, putative (Similar to S. cerevisiae SAN1;~In S. cerevisiae: involved in the proteasome-dependent degradation of aberrant nuclear proteins), translating into MPDDSGTSNDRNNSNNLSNGSDEDSNNRRRNEDNQHSHSNRNDRTSASQNSSSNRSNSNRSHRLDFGIFDRFMDTFLRGSRGRNHNVRGPSPVRNDISEQLTNENNARDQQGQSEQSSQRLSSEPPSSTSSASNRDEESDRAIIITVNYVFSDENRPAVPNRSGSLIMSLPNNASNREPSVIQEFIRLATQMAYSSIVTGLNRERGTTIEKFKSFDNVKLHDLGENQICSICYEKFEAEEEDETVSHKKRRLVDETSQTTSSSSNARNTREGESEEEQPSPSNPSQPVYLSEYVGEFNHSAVKMPCSHIFGKGCLCEWLKLHTTCPLCRFSVSEETTPETDTNDRTNNVSFFTIPADGNTNPLGNVTVQNNFSNAPSNDQPPPRVHYFGFSPIPSPGSTTPSSNSRSNPIETPLRRIFRSTRARREREARQNQESNDFPHIDPFAFDYLRNRLATSDRQPEPLFPFGMSSRRTANGVETTSTDQVGSESEDNLNMRSLFDASPMPEARRNEDDTRVGNGRSSNETTSNNESSTNISHGDGDDVDNL
- a CDS encoding acetate transporter, putative (Similar to S. cerevisiae ADY2;~In S. cerevisiae: required for normal sporulation), whose amino-acid sequence is MPSTSSQKSVGSSVVDENDPQVGKVEVSGDGGEFVVINRHKYYRHELMAAFGGTLNPGAVPWPKININPAPLGLCAFALSTFVLSLYNAQAMGIKIPNIAVSLALFYGGLAQFLAGCWEFVTGNTFGMTALTSYGAFWLSFGAIFIDSFGIVAAYEKSEETVPQLKNALGFYLLAWAIFTFILWLNTLKSTVAFCALFFCLFVTFILLAAGEFSGKTALARAGGVLGVITAIIAWYVALAGTATTTNSYFRPISIPMPGNVAFKK
- a CDS encoding ammonia export protein, putative (Similar to S. cerevisiae ATO2;~In S. cerevisiae: putative transmembrane protein, involved in the export of ammonia, a starvation signal that promotes cell death in the center of aging colonies), with the protein product MTSSSSQKSVGSSNIDADQAPIKKVQIAGDGGEFVIINRHKYYRHDLMAAFGGTLNPGASPWPKININPAPLGLCGFAMSTFVLSLYNAQAMGIKIPNVVVSLACFYGGAAQFLAGCFEFITGNTFGMTALTSYGAFWLSYAAILIDNFGIVAAYEASEETAPQLANAIGFFLLAWAIFTFMLWLNTLKSTVTFSSLFFLLFVTFLLLAGGEFSGKVGVTRAGGVFGVITAIVAWWNALAGTATPTNSYFQPVSIPLPGNVVFKK
- a CDS encoding conserved hypthetical protein yields the protein MITRSRYISKRLYSTNYSAILFNAQENVNQLLESQDRSSYILAQYIPEPVRNTYLAIRAFNLEINKINEGGSNVQSRAARASSQMSNTLGVSTADLKFKFWSDLILRVFTEDSRNETDLGEPIAILLRDGLKHDFNLDISYFQQFLQTRRHFIKNNSSFQTVNDICSYGEGTFSQLNYLTQGLLLSPSISPSVIRLLEYSTELQSQMSDIAAHIGQATAVSSMILGVPFYAQSRNQITLPVDLMTSSGLSQESLLRLFQGHIKDSTEENQIKEALKNVVYETAITANDHMLTAKSKLEKAKQEIIKIVQEHPQDQLLNKYSKKWRKGIPDSLYVPTMASIPTSLFLNKLEKCNFDIFHGRLQKEWRLPMKSFYYYHMRLM